GATCGCCACGTAATTAAATGGTGTAAGCTGTTCTTGGATGAGTCCCAGGCAGCTTGGTCATTGCCAAATAAGGAGGAAGGTTTCTATCGTGCGTGGCGCCGGCTGGTTCAGTACGACCCAGCACTTAGTCATTCGCAACGCCGGCGATTAAAAGATTGTCCGCAAGAGGCAGATGCTGCTTTAAAAGAAGCATTGTCGGCACTTGAAATTCCAGAGTGGCAGATACAAGACTATCTTGAGGCTCATTTGCTTTCCTTGCCAGGGTGGGCAGGAATGATGCTTTGGCGATCGCAACAATCAACCCGAGAAAATTCACTTCTAACCGAATATTTGGCTGTTCGGATTTCCTTGGAGTGGGCTCTGATCAAACCTTATCTGCCCTTACCTGAGCAAAAAACCGATGATCAATCACTTCTTGTTCCACTGATTGCAGCTTGGGTTCATTGGGGTGAAATGCCAATTGAAGCTTGGTCACAGTTATCTTCTTCGGAGCAAAAGGCACGCTTGAATCTCGCCCACCGTTTTGATCATTTGCTTCGCAAGCGGCTTTGGTTGGAAGCCTGGGAGCAAACATACGAAGAAAGATTAAAAGAGATGATTACATCGAACCAGTTTAAATCAGACGAGATAAAGCCTATGTTGGCACAATTTGCCTTTTGTATTGATGTACGTTCAGAGCCCTTTCGCCGTGAGCTTGAAAAAGCAGGTCCTTTTAAGACATATGGGGTTGCCGGTTTTTTCGGATTGCCTATTGAGACATGTGAACTTGGCAGTCAACATAGCCATTCCTCCTTACCGGTTATGCTCAAACCGAAACATAAAGTAAAAGAGTTTTCTTCTGAGTTTGAATTCAAAACATATCAACAGCGTCGACAGGTGGCAAATTCACTTAATCGTACGTTTAAAACGATGAAACAAAACATGCTTACCAGCTTATTGTTGCCAGAGTTAAGTGGTCCTTGGCTTAGTCTACAAATGTTGGTACGAAGCTTTTTCCCACGTTGCGGTGGTCGTACCTTCCGACAGCTCCAACAATTATGGCTGCGTAAACCGTCTACGGAACTCTCGTTAGATCACAAGCATACGGAAGCGGAATTGCCTGTTGGTTTTTCTGAAGAAGAAAAAGTATACTATGTACGACAGGCACTGAAAATGATGGGTTTAACAAATAATTTCGCTCCATTAGTTGTGATTTGTGGGCATGGAAGTCACAGCACTAACAATCCCTATTCCGCTGCTTTAGACTGTGGAGCTTGCGGAGGGGCTTCGGGTGGTTTTAATGCGCGGGTTCTAGCAGCTTTGTGTAACCTTCCAAAAGTAAGGAAGAACTTGGCAAATGAAGGGATTTCAATCCCAGAAGATACGGTTTTTACGGCTGCAGAGCATATAACGACGCTTAATCAATTACGTTGGCTGTATGTTCCCAAACTTTCAGAAACAGCACAAGAAGCATTTGAACAAATCTGTGCCACATTGCCAAATGTTAGTGATTGTGTAAATAAAGAGCAATTAGCGCGATTACCTAATCTCAGCTCTCGTTCAAAAAACCCGAAGACTGATATGCAACGTTTTGCGGAAGATTGGAGTGAGGTACGCCCGGAATGGGGGCTAGCGCGTAACGCCGCATTTATCATTGGTGACCGTTTGCTTACTCAGGGGTGCAATTTGGATGGAAGAGTTTTTTTACACAATTATGATTGGAAGAAGGATCAAGATGGTATTCTGCTTTCTAACATTATCGCTGGTCCAGCGACGGTGGCTCAATGGATAAACCTACAGTATTACGCATCAACCGTCGCACCTCATTATTATGGCAGCGGTAATAAAGCTACCCAAACAGTCACTGCAGGTCTTGGTGTAATGCAGGGGAACGCAAGTGATTTGTTAACTGGGCTTCCCTGGCAGTCCGTAATGAAATCGGATCAAGAGGTTTATCATGCTCCTCTGCGGTTGCTGGTGCTCATCCAAGCACCAAGAGAGTATGTGGAACGATTGTTAGCTCACGATTCCGCGTTCCACCAAAAAGTTCATAACGGTTGGATTCGGCTTGCGACCATTGATCCAGAAGGATACTGGGAGAGTTGGTCATAAATACACATACGTGATGTGTGCACGATGCGCTAGCCAGGTTTAGACCGAAACGATTCGTTCGATCCCTCGTCTTCTTGAATAGATTATTTACACATGTAGAAAAACTGTTTTTCGGTAAGTATGGAAGATAATGTTTATCCTAAATAATTTGAAATTAAACTTCTAAAAAGGAAAAAAATCATGATGAATAAATCAAAGGGGACTATTGAATCTGAAATAAGTAAAGCTTTAACTCATTGGGAGAAAGATTATCTTGGCCGTGGCTCTTTAATAGTTAAATCAGACATTTTACGGGATATGATTATCGTTACCTTACGTGGTATTTTAACACCTGCTGAATATTCACTTTGTAAAGAAAAAGAAGGATTGTTGTCAATAAAAAGGATTCGAACAAGTTTGGTGGAATCAGGTATAGAACATCTAAAGGAAATTATTTTAAACATAACTGGCGAAGAAGTCGTGAGTTTTCACACCGATCTTAGTACACGTACCGGAGAGCGGATTATAGTCTTTAGGATGTCAAGTGATTTATCACGCAAGTTTTCATAATTATGGGACGTCTTTAAAACATGATTTTACTGTTTAAATAATTATTTGTAATCGGAATGGATCACAAATTGGTGTTACAACCATTCGTCATCATCCGTTGATGCCATCTGATGTTAGGGTCCTAAGAAACCATTAATGTTGAGCTAAAAACGCCATGAATTTATCTCCGAATTCCCCCAAAAGATCAATGTTGTACATACATTGATCCAGCCTGTAGACAAAGTTCCGCAAGGAACAAGGTCTACAGGCTTTTTTGTTGAATTGATCAGTAAGCCATTTCTTGGGGGGAGTAGTATGTTAAGTAAAAATCGCGAAGAAGGACGTCATCAGGTATCCTTTTTCTCTTTAGACCAACTAGTTCCTAAAGAACGTCTTGAGCCAGGTGCCAAAATCGTCTCAAGCCATGGTATCGTCGATTGTACGAACCATATTCGCTCAACCTACACAAGAGACGACGAAAGAGCAGCTTGCTGTTGTGGTAGAGCAACTGAAGAATCGTTTTCCCAAAGCGATGGAGATCCTGCAGCGTGCCGAGGAGGATGTACTGGCTTATATAGCGTTTCCGAAGGAGCACTGGCGCCAAATTTGCTCAACGAATCCATTGGAGCGTCTCAACCGTGAAATTCGACGCCGCATGGTAATTTTGACCTGCATGGATACACGACTGGTCGAATTGTTGAAAAAGCAATGGGAATCTCGCAGGGAGAAGCAAAAAACATCCGTGTGGCAGGCGCCCAGGTTCATCATCCGTCTGGTTCGGTTATGTACTCTATTTTGATCGCGGTTCATATGTTGGAAGCAGATGAGGTTAGTGGTTGTCGCACATCATGATTGCGGCATGCAGAGCGTGGAAAAAGACCTGTTTGTAAAAAAATTATTAGACCGGGGCATTTCCGCCCAAACGATCGAGATGATGGAATATGCAGGGGATCGATCTGAAGGAATGGCTGCACAAATTCGACAATGTGTACGACAGTGTTAAAAACACCGTTCATAACATCAGAAACCATCCATTTCTTGCAGAAGTAGGCATCCCTGTGCACGGACTTGTGATCGATCCGCAGACAGGAAAACTGGAACTGGTAGTCAATGGATACCAAGCGGCGGAGGCGGAAGCATAAAACCATTGCCAAGCCAAACATGTCATGCTATAATGACCCCATCAGGTAAGTATCCAATATTAAGTTATTCCAAGGGGAGTAGCTAACCGGATCAGGTCCGGTCGATATATCGTCATTACGGCAGTTTTTCTGCCCGGTATGTCGGACCCGTTACTATGGGTAAGCAAGACCTTCATGCACATGCTGCGTGAAGGTCTTTTTTAATACTCACTCAAATCTTTAAAGGAGGATTTTACATGATGGGATTTCTGTACCTCTTAACCTTGCTTGCATTTGGACTTTCCATTTGGGCGCAATTTAAGGTCAAGGGAAACTTTAATCGATGGTCAGAAGTGCCCGCTTCGTCCGGTATGACGGGCGCGCAAGCAGCCCGCACGCTGCTTGACCGGCAAGGACTTTACGATGTGCCGGTAGAACCAATTGCCGGGCGGCTGACCGACCATTACGACCCGATTTCCCGTGTCGTTCGCTTGTCAGAGCCGGTTTATTACGGAACGTCAATCGCTGCTCTATCCGTTGCCTGCCACGAGGTGGGGCACTCCATCCAGCATAAGGTTCACTATCCGATGCTGGTGCTGAGACATCGGATGTTTCCGGTCGTCAATTTTGCTTCCGGGGTAGCACCGTTTCTGCTGATGGGCGGTTTCCTGTTACATGCTCTGAACCTGATTGGATTAGGCATTATTCTGTTCTCGGCCGCGGTTGCCTTCCAATTGGTTACCCTTCCGGTCGAGTTCAACGCAAGCTCCCGCGCCAAACGGCTGATGGTCGCGGAAGGATTTATCGGCAACGCGGAAGAACGCGGCGTTAACAAAGTGCTTGGTGCAGCTGCGCTTACCTATGTAGCAGCCGCACTGGTGTCCGTATTTGAATTGATCCGATACATTTGGATGTTCACCGCTTCTTCTCAGAGCGAAGAATAAAGTCTGCAAAAAGGCCATTCTTTTGGCGCTGTCCAGAAACCGGCATCCCGCTGTGTTCCTGGATATTTGCCGGCAAGAATGGCCTTTTTTACTTTTCCTCGTAAATTCATGCCGGGCCTTACCATTCGTTTACATCATGTTCCTCGATCCGGATCACCGCATTGTTTTCATCAACAAATACCACTCTTGGCTTCAGAGAAGAAATCTCTTCTTCTTCATAAATTCCCAAACTCAGAATAATTACAATATCACCCGGCTGAAACAACAGGGCAGGCGGTCCATTCAAGCAAATTTTCCCGGAACCGGGCGGTGCAGGCAGCGCATATGTTTTCCAGCGGGTTGCATTACGAAGACTGGTGATCTGTACTTGCTCGTAAGGACGGATGTTGGCTTCCTCCATCAAAGTCCGATCTACTGTAATGCTTCCTACATAGTTGAGATCCGCTTCCGTCACGGTGGCTCGGTGAATTTTCCCCTTGCACATCACTC
The sequence above is a segment of the Effusibacillus dendaii genome. Coding sequences within it:
- a CDS encoding carbonic anhydrase, coding for MQGIDLKEWLHKFDNVYDSVKNTVHNIRNHPFLAEVGIPVHGLVIDPQTGKLELVVNGYQAAEAEA
- the panD gene encoding aspartate 1-decarboxylase; this translates as MKRVMCKGKIHRATVTEADLNYVGSITVDRTLMEEANIRPYEQVQITSLRNATRWKTYALPAPPGSGKICLNGPPALLFQPGDIVIILSLGIYEEEEISSLKPRVVFVDENNAVIRIEEHDVNEW
- a CDS encoding DUF2294 domain-containing protein — encoded protein: MNKSKGTIESEISKALTHWEKDYLGRGSLIVKSDILRDMIIVTLRGILTPAEYSLCKEKEGLLSIKRIRTSLVESGIEHLKEIILNITGEEVVSFHTDLSTRTGERIIVFRMSSDLSRKFS
- a CDS encoding DUF2309 domain-containing protein, with translation MNGSSTLPDQVDLQKEILIPDYPDQNLNLSPVPDINDLVRSASRVIAPLGPIATFAARNPWMGLEGQSFEQVARWLKDIRDVDICPSASILLDAKNRGEIHQDFLEERLQHWLDVQSLDLSRDVAERFCRAALKLDDLPPNLLAAPKLKGLAEKLSGLKLKTIERHPMKTLSLRLEQQVCERVAHDLDRHVIKWCKLFLDESQAAWSLPNKEEGFYRAWRRLVQYDPALSHSQRRRLKDCPQEADAALKEALSALEIPEWQIQDYLEAHLLSLPGWAGMMLWRSQQSTRENSLLTEYLAVRISLEWALIKPYLPLPEQKTDDQSLLVPLIAAWVHWGEMPIEAWSQLSSSEQKARLNLAHRFDHLLRKRLWLEAWEQTYEERLKEMITSNQFKSDEIKPMLAQFAFCIDVRSEPFRRELEKAGPFKTYGVAGFFGLPIETCELGSQHSHSSLPVMLKPKHKVKEFSSEFEFKTYQQRRQVANSLNRTFKTMKQNMLTSLLLPELSGPWLSLQMLVRSFFPRCGGRTFRQLQQLWLRKPSTELSLDHKHTEAELPVGFSEEEKVYYVRQALKMMGLTNNFAPLVVICGHGSHSTNNPYSAALDCGACGGASGGFNARVLAALCNLPKVRKNLANEGISIPEDTVFTAAEHITTLNQLRWLYVPKLSETAQEAFEQICATLPNVSDCVNKEQLARLPNLSSRSKNPKTDMQRFAEDWSEVRPEWGLARNAAFIIGDRLLTQGCNLDGRVFLHNYDWKKDQDGILLSNIIAGPATVAQWINLQYYASTVAPHYYGSGNKATQTVTAGLGVMQGNASDLLTGLPWQSVMKSDQEVYHAPLRLLVLIQAPREYVERLLAHDSAFHQKVHNGWIRLATIDPEGYWESWS
- a CDS encoding zinc metallopeptidase, with protein sequence MMGFLYLLTLLAFGLSIWAQFKVKGNFNRWSEVPASSGMTGAQAARTLLDRQGLYDVPVEPIAGRLTDHYDPISRVVRLSEPVYYGTSIAALSVACHEVGHSIQHKVHYPMLVLRHRMFPVVNFASGVAPFLLMGGFLLHALNLIGLGIILFSAAVAFQLVTLPVEFNASSRAKRLMVAEGFIGNAEERGVNKVLGAAALTYVAAALVSVFELIRYIWMFTASSQSEE